The following coding sequences are from one Clostridioides difficile ATCC 9689 = DSM 1296 window:
- a CDS encoding ArsR/SmtB family transcription factor encodes MENLVKIFKALSDETRLNILILVSKRNICQKGISKYLGISDSAVSQHIKILKDVGIITGYKEGYYVLYHINKESFNICVDFINSMLSNSSESFIDVFDVNTIHLGCSKECKSIKKCCKRREK; translated from the coding sequence ATGGAAAACTTGGTTAAAATATTTAAAGCATTGAGTGATGAAACTAGACTTAACATACTTATATTAGTATCCAAGAGAAATATATGTCAAAAGGGGATTTCTAAATATCTAGGGATTTCAGATTCTGCTGTTTCACAACATATAAAAATATTAAAAGATGTTGGGATAATAACAGGATATAAAGAAGGATACTATGTTTTATATCATATTAATAAAGAATCATTTAATATATGTGTAGATTTTATAAATTCTATGTTAAGTAATTCTAGTGAAAGCTTTATAGATGTATTTGATGTAAATACAATACATCTAGGATGCAGTAAAGAATGTAAATCTATAAAAAAATGTTGTAAGAGAAGGGAGAAATAA
- a CDS encoding NifB/NifX family molybdenum-iron cluster-binding protein, with amino-acid sequence MKVCIPVEENKGLDSKPYGHFGSAPIFVVCDLESGEVKSLDNGDLDHEHGKCQPLKALSGTAVDAVVVGGIGQGAIIKLNGMGIKVYRAEGDTISANLDLLKNGKLVEFPSDHTCSHDGCGHH; translated from the coding sequence ATGAAAGTATGTATACCAGTAGAGGAGAATAAAGGATTGGATAGTAAACCATATGGACATTTTGGTTCTGCTCCAATTTTTGTTGTGTGTGATTTAGAAAGTGGAGAAGTTAAATCTTTAGATAATGGAGATTTAGATCATGAACATGGAAAATGTCAACCATTAAAAGCATTGTCAGGGACAGCTGTAGATGCAGTAGTTGTTGGAGGAATAGGACAAGGAGCTATAATTAAATTAAATGGAATGGGAATAAAAGTTTACAGAGCAGAAGGTGATACTATAAGTGCTAATTTAGACTTACTTAAAAATGGAAAATTAGTAGAATTTCCATCAGACCATACTTGCTCACATGACGGATGTGGGCATCATTAA
- a CDS encoding ArsB/NhaD family transporter translates to MEFQQIIAICIFLIVMAAIITEKVNRSVAAVGGALLMIIFNILTLDEGLSHIDFNTIGVLVGMMLFVAVVKNSGLFEYIAIWTAKKAKGDPWKIMICFAIITAILSAVLDNVTTVLLIGPMTIVITQILGLNPVPFLITQILASNIGGTATLIGDPPNIMIGSAANLSFMDFVINLGPAVIVILAITIICFRFIYGKELVVNERAKNAILKLDEKKSVKDKPLLIKSLILIAFILFGFMFHSTIHIDSSVVALTGASIMLLIGKQDVDEIMAGIEWSTILFFMGLFVVVGGLVEVGIINKLAQALIGLTEGHLVFTMLLILWLSAIVSSFLDNIPFVATLIPLILTMQAEGIDVMPLWWATSLGACLGGNGTLIGASANVVLAGIGNKHGHPISFKEYFKIGFPLMIISIIISTVYLIIKF, encoded by the coding sequence ATGGAATTTCAACAAATAATAGCTATATGTATATTTTTAATAGTTATGGCAGCTATTATTACAGAAAAGGTAAACAGATCCGTAGCAGCTGTTGGTGGTGCACTATTAATGATAATATTCAATATACTTACACTTGATGAAGGATTAAGCCATATAGATTTCAATACTATTGGTGTATTAGTTGGTATGATGCTATTTGTAGCTGTTGTCAAAAACTCGGGGTTATTTGAATATATAGCTATCTGGACTGCAAAGAAAGCCAAAGGTGACCCATGGAAGATAATGATTTGCTTTGCTATTATAACAGCTATTTTATCAGCTGTATTAGATAATGTTACAACCGTCTTACTTATTGGACCAATGACTATAGTTATTACACAAATATTAGGACTTAATCCAGTTCCATTTTTAATAACACAGATTTTAGCTTCAAATATAGGAGGAACAGCTACTCTTATAGGAGACCCTCCAAATATTATGATTGGTAGTGCTGCCAATCTTAGTTTTATGGATTTTGTAATAAATTTAGGTCCTGCTGTTATAGTAATACTTGCTATAACTATAATATGCTTTAGATTTATTTATGGAAAAGAACTTGTTGTGAATGAAAGAGCTAAAAATGCAATATTAAAACTAGATGAAAAAAAATCTGTTAAAGATAAACCTCTACTTATAAAAAGCCTTATATTAATAGCATTCATACTTTTTGGTTTTATGTTTCACAGTACAATCCACATAGATTCTTCTGTTGTAGCACTGACAGGAGCATCTATAATGCTTTTAATAGGAAAACAAGATGTAGATGAAATTATGGCAGGTATTGAATGGTCTACAATTTTATTCTTTATGGGATTATTTGTAGTAGTTGGTGGATTAGTAGAAGTTGGGATAATAAACAAATTGGCTCAAGCATTGATTGGACTTACAGAAGGACATCTTGTATTTACAATGTTGTTGATATTATGGTTGTCAGCTATAGTCTCTTCTTTCTTAGATAATATTCCATTTGTTGCAACACTAATTCCTCTTATTTTGACTATGCAAGCTGAAGGTATTGATGTAATGCCACTATGGTGGGCAACATCTCTTGGAGCTTGTCTTGGAGGAAATGGAACACTAATAGGAGCATCTGCTAATGTTGTACTAGCAGGTATAGGTAATAAACACGGTCATCCTATCTCTTTTAAGGAGTATTTCAAAATAGGTTTTCCACTTATGATTATATCCATTATTATATCTACTGTTTATTTAATTATAAAATTTTAA